A single Lolium perenne isolate Kyuss_39 chromosome 6, Kyuss_2.0, whole genome shotgun sequence DNA region contains:
- the LOC127310055 gene encoding uncharacterized protein: MVLSMPSSTSQTGNTGSTEDAHRPEHDSARSTQVPSDTTMVTSSPASMKLFVDVGAGRVVFAEAGKDVVDFFFSLLALPLGRADRLLAALGGTGGCVGNLYVSVAWSSWTRRTSTPARRPGRPFSSPPSRNVTDDTGTICPSCGKPLTASARYVPPGSSAAGDVGFVRGGQGSRYVVTDDLRVMPGPTTAGEHIALLTALGAGNVDALQELEVQLGLTECTEILKASLQSKTVLTHVFLRRRAPGGEDN, from the exons ATGGTCCTCTCCATGCCAAGCTCCACCTCGCAAACGGGAAACACAGGGAGCACCGAGGATGCCCACAGGCCAGAGCACGACAGTGCGAGGTCGACCCAAGTCCCCAGCGACACCACAATGGTAACAAGCTCGCCGGCGAGCATGAAGCTCTTCGTGGACGTCGGCGCGGGGCGCGTGGTGTTCGCGGAGGCCGGCAAGGACGTGGtcgacttcttcttctccctcctcgccCTGCCCCTCGGCAGGGCGGACAGGCTGCTCGCCGCGCTCGGCGGCACGGGCGGCTGCGTCGGCAACCTCTACGTCAGCGTGGCGTGGAGCAGCTGGACCCGGCGCACGTCCACACCGGCGCGGCGGCCAGGGAGACCCTTCTCCAGCCCACC CTCCAGGAACGTAACGGACGACACAGGCACAATCTGCCCGTCCTGCGGCAAACCGCTGACGGCGTCGGCGCGGTACGTGCCGCCCGGGTCGTCGGCGGCGGGCGACGTGGGGTTCGTTCGGGGCGGACAAGGGTCCAGGTATGTCGTCACGGACGACCTCCGCGTCATGCCCGGGCCGACGACGGCTGGTGAGCATATAGCATTGTTGACGGCCCTCGGTGCGGGGAACGTCGACGCGCTCCAGGAGTTGGAAGTGCAGCTTGGGCTCACCGAG TGTACAGAGATACTGAAGGCGTCGCTGCAGTCCAAGACCGTGCTCACCCATGTCTTCCTTCGCCGGCGAGCACCTGGAGGCGAGGACAACTAG